In Streptomyces durocortorensis, a genomic segment contains:
- a CDS encoding Lrp/AsnC family transcriptional regulator — MEELDRQIVELLVKDGRMSYTDLGKATGLSTSAVHQRVRRLEQRGVIRGYAAVVDPEAVGLPLTAFISVKPFDPSAPDDIAERLAGVPELEACHSVAGDENYILKVRVATPLELEHLLTRIRSLAGVSTRTTVVLSTPYEARPPSI; from the coding sequence ATGGAGGAGCTGGACCGTCAGATTGTGGAGTTGCTCGTCAAGGACGGGCGGATGAGCTACACCGACCTGGGCAAGGCCACGGGCCTGTCCACCTCGGCGGTTCATCAGCGCGTCCGCCGGCTGGAGCAGCGCGGGGTGATCCGCGGCTATGCCGCGGTCGTCGACCCCGAGGCCGTCGGGCTGCCCCTCACCGCGTTCATCTCGGTGAAGCCGTTCGACCCGAGCGCCCCCGACGACATCGCCGAACGGCTCGCCGGGGTGCCGGAGCTGGAGGCCTGTCACAGCGTCGCCGGGGACGAGAACTACATCCTCAAGGTGCGCGTGGCGACCCCGCTGGAGCTGGAGCACCTGCTCACCCGCATCCGCTCGCTCGCCGGCGTGTCCACCCGGACCACCGTCGTCCTTTCCACCCCTTACGAGGCCCGGCCCCCGAGCATCTGA
- a CDS encoding glycoside hydrolase family 18 protein: protein MIGPNRSRARLRALAAAACTAALGATLLGTAGMSPAGAAPAAQPAAAPAAEAAPTAAGDKVIGYFTNWGVYDRDYHVKDIETSGSADRLTHINYAFGNVTGGKCVIGDSYADYEKAYTAEESVDGVADTWDQELRGNFNQLRKLKERHPGLKVLWSFGGWSWSGGFGEAARNPAAFAESCYDLVEDPRWADVFDGIDIDWEYPNACGLTCDTSGRDAYGELLGELRKAFGDNNLITSAITADGSDGGKIDAVDYAGAARHLDWYLPMTYDFFGAFAAQGPTAPHSPLTSYPGIPTEGFNSDAAISKLKALGIPSEKLLLGIGFYGRGWSGVTRSEPGGSATGAAPGTYEAGIEDYKVLKSTCPATGTVAGTAYAHCGSNWWSYDTPETIGTKMNYKDEQGLGGTFFWELSGDTANGELIKAID from the coding sequence ATGATCGGACCGAACCGTTCCCGCGCCCGGCTCCGGGCTCTCGCCGCGGCCGCCTGCACGGCGGCCCTCGGCGCCACCCTGCTCGGCACCGCGGGCATGTCCCCGGCCGGCGCCGCCCCCGCCGCACAGCCGGCCGCGGCCCCCGCCGCCGAGGCCGCCCCCACGGCGGCGGGCGACAAGGTGATCGGATACTTCACCAACTGGGGTGTCTACGACCGCGATTACCACGTCAAGGACATCGAGACGTCGGGTTCGGCCGACAGGCTCACCCACATCAACTACGCCTTCGGCAATGTCACCGGCGGCAAGTGCGTGATCGGCGACTCCTACGCCGACTACGAGAAGGCCTACACGGCCGAGGAGTCGGTCGACGGGGTCGCCGACACCTGGGACCAGGAACTGCGCGGCAACTTCAACCAGTTGCGCAAGCTCAAGGAGCGCCACCCCGGCCTGAAGGTCCTCTGGTCGTTCGGCGGCTGGAGCTGGTCGGGCGGGTTCGGTGAGGCCGCGCGGAACCCGGCCGCGTTCGCGGAATCCTGCTACGACCTGGTGGAGGACCCGCGGTGGGCCGATGTCTTCGACGGCATCGACATCGACTGGGAGTACCCCAACGCCTGCGGCCTCACCTGCGACACCAGCGGCCGCGACGCGTACGGCGAACTGCTGGGCGAGCTCCGCAAGGCCTTCGGGGACAACAACCTGATCACCTCGGCCATCACCGCGGACGGCTCCGACGGCGGCAAGATCGACGCGGTGGACTACGCGGGGGCGGCCAGGCACCTCGACTGGTACCTGCCGATGACGTACGACTTCTTCGGCGCGTTCGCGGCCCAGGGGCCGACGGCCCCGCACTCCCCGCTCACCTCCTACCCGGGCATCCCGACGGAGGGCTTCAACTCCGACGCCGCGATCTCCAAGCTGAAGGCCCTCGGCATCCCGTCCGAGAAGCTGCTGCTGGGCATCGGCTTCTACGGCCGGGGCTGGTCCGGCGTCACGCGGTCCGAGCCGGGCGGCAGCGCGACGGGGGCGGCGCCGGGCACGTACGAGGCGGGCATCGAGGACTACAAGGTCCTCAAGAGCACCTGCCCCGCCACGGGCACGGTCGCCGGTACGGCCTACGCCCACTGCGGCAGCAACTGGTGGAGCTACGACACCCCGGAGACCATCGGCACCAAGATGAACTACAAGGACGAGCAGGGCCTGGGAGGCACCTTCTTCTGGGAGCTGAGCGGTGACACGGCGAACGGCGAGCTGATCAAGGCCATCGACTAG
- a CDS encoding amidohydrolase — protein MSESTAPQSAPEHRTVLLRGGDVHSPADPFATAMVVERGHVAWVGSEGAADAFASGVDEVVDLEGALVTPAFTDAHVHTTATGLALTGLDLSGARTLSEALGLVRAFANGRAAGDVLLGHGWDAARWPERRHPSRAELDEAAGGRALYLPRIDVHSAVVTTALLDLVPGVTAMTGYHPDAPLTGDAHHAVRAAAHGAVTPRQRAAAQRAALDHAASLGIGTVHECAGPDISDEEDFTSLLALAAERPGPRVLGLWAEEIADEKGARRIRELGAIGAAGDLFVDGSLGSHTACLREPYADHPHTTGTGHLDAARIAAHVTACTEAGLQAGFHAIGDAALSAVVAGVGAAAETLGLARVRAARHRVEHAEMLTPETVAAFAELGLTASVQPAFDAAWGGPEGMYAERLGAERAATLNPYAALLRAGVPLAFGSDSPVTPLDPWGTVRAAAHHRTPEHRISVRAGFTAHTRGGWRAVGRDDAGLLVPGAPADYAVWRAADLLVQAPDDRVARWSTDPRSGTPGLPDLTPGAQLPVCLRTVVLGQTVYVRPNE, from the coding sequence ATGAGCGAGAGCACCGCCCCCCAGAGCGCCCCCGAACACCGCACCGTGCTGCTGCGCGGCGGCGACGTCCACAGCCCCGCCGACCCCTTCGCCACCGCGATGGTCGTCGAACGCGGACATGTCGCCTGGGTGGGATCCGAAGGGGCCGCCGACGCCTTCGCGAGCGGCGTGGACGAGGTGGTCGACCTCGAAGGGGCCCTGGTCACCCCGGCGTTCACCGACGCCCATGTGCACACCACCGCGACCGGCCTCGCGCTGACGGGGCTCGACCTCTCCGGCGCCCGTACGCTCTCCGAGGCCCTCGGCCTCGTCCGCGCGTTCGCGAACGGCCGCGCCGCCGGAGACGTCCTGCTCGGCCACGGCTGGGACGCCGCGCGCTGGCCGGAGCGGCGTCACCCCTCGCGCGCCGAGCTGGACGAGGCGGCGGGCGGGCGGGCGCTGTACCTGCCGCGGATCGACGTGCACTCCGCCGTCGTCACCACCGCCCTCCTCGACCTGGTCCCCGGCGTCACCGCGATGACCGGCTATCACCCGGACGCGCCGCTCACCGGCGACGCCCACCACGCGGTACGGGCCGCCGCCCACGGCGCGGTCACCCCGCGGCAGCGGGCCGCCGCCCAGCGCGCCGCTCTCGACCACGCGGCCTCCCTCGGTATCGGCACCGTGCACGAGTGCGCCGGGCCCGACATCTCCGACGAGGAGGACTTCACCTCCCTCCTCGCACTCGCCGCCGAGCGGCCGGGACCGCGGGTCCTCGGCCTCTGGGCCGAGGAGATCGCCGACGAGAAGGGCGCCCGGCGCATCCGGGAGCTCGGGGCGATCGGTGCGGCGGGTGACCTCTTCGTCGACGGCTCGCTCGGCTCGCACACCGCCTGCCTGCGCGAGCCGTACGCCGACCACCCGCACACCACCGGCACCGGCCACCTGGACGCGGCCCGGATCGCCGCCCATGTCACCGCCTGCACGGAGGCGGGCCTCCAGGCGGGCTTCCACGCCATCGGTGACGCCGCGCTCTCCGCCGTCGTCGCCGGGGTCGGGGCCGCCGCCGAAACGCTGGGCCTCGCCCGCGTCCGGGCCGCCCGCCACCGGGTCGAGCACGCCGAGATGCTCACCCCCGAAACCGTCGCCGCCTTCGCCGAGCTCGGCCTCACCGCCTCCGTCCAGCCCGCCTTCGACGCCGCCTGGGGCGGACCGGAGGGCATGTACGCCGAGCGCCTGGGTGCGGAGCGGGCCGCCACCCTCAACCCGTATGCCGCGCTGCTGCGCGCGGGAGTGCCACTCGCCTTCGGCTCCGACAGCCCGGTCACCCCGCTGGACCCCTGGGGGACCGTCCGGGCCGCCGCCCACCACCGCACCCCGGAGCACCGCATCTCGGTCCGCGCCGGATTCACCGCCCACACCCGGGGCGGCTGGCGTGCCGTGGGCCGGGACGACGCGGGGCTCCTGGTGCCCGGGGCGCCGGCCGACTACGCCGTCTGGCGCGCCGCCGACCTGCTGGTCCAGGCCCCCGACGACCGGGTCGCCCGGTGGTCCACCGACCCCCGGTCCGGCACGCCGGGCCTGCCGGATCTCACGCCCGGGGCGCAGCTCCCGGTCTGTCTGCGCACGGTGGTCCTCGGACAAACGGTCTACGTGCGACCGAACGAGTGA
- a CDS encoding SCO1431 family membrane protein, with protein MTATTAAAATVHHARRARTGGPDDGSKLLEHLAGWAFVVVFAMLVTQLGLL; from the coding sequence ATGACCGCGACCACCGCAGCAGCAGCCACCGTTCACCACGCCCGTCGCGCCCGCACCGGTGGCCCCGACGACGGCTCGAAGCTGCTGGAGCACCTCGCGGGCTGGGCGTTCGTGGTCGTCTTCGCGATGCTCGTCACCCAGCTCGGCCTGCTGTAG
- a CDS encoding acyl-CoA dehydrogenase family protein produces MSDRAPQPVERRLPTEESRQLVALVRDIVSKEIAPRAAEEEEAGVFPREVFTLLSEAGLLGLPYDSALGGGDQPYEVYLQVLEELAAARLTVGLGVSVHSLSCHALAGYGTDEQRAAHLPAMLSGGLLGAYCLSEPASGSDAASLRTRAVRDGNDWVITGTKAWITHGGVADFCTVLARTGVDGPRGITAFLVPGDAEGLNAALPEKKMGMKGSPTAQLNFDGVRVGDDRRIGEEGQGFAIALSALDSGRLGIAACAIGVAQAALDEAVRYATDRRQFGRPIADFQGLRFMLADMATQIEAGRALYLEAARLRDAGQPFSRQAAMAKLFCTDAAMRVTTDAVQVLGGYGYTLDFPVERLMREAKVLQIVEGTNQIQRMVIARHLAGPETR; encoded by the coding sequence ATGTCCGACCGTGCCCCGCAGCCGGTGGAACGCCGTCTGCCCACCGAGGAGTCCCGGCAGCTCGTCGCGCTCGTCCGCGACATCGTTTCGAAGGAGATCGCTCCCCGGGCGGCCGAGGAAGAGGAAGCGGGCGTCTTCCCGCGCGAGGTCTTCACCCTCCTCTCCGAGGCCGGACTCCTCGGACTTCCGTACGACTCCGCCCTCGGCGGCGGCGACCAGCCCTACGAGGTCTACCTCCAGGTCCTGGAGGAGCTGGCCGCCGCCCGGCTCACGGTGGGCCTCGGCGTCAGCGTCCACTCCCTCTCCTGCCACGCGCTCGCCGGATACGGCACCGACGAGCAGCGCGCCGCGCACCTCCCGGCCATGCTCTCCGGCGGCCTGCTCGGGGCGTACTGCCTCTCCGAGCCCGCCTCCGGCTCCGACGCCGCATCCCTGCGCACCAGGGCGGTACGGGACGGGAACGACTGGGTCATCACCGGGACCAAGGCCTGGATCACGCACGGCGGCGTCGCCGACTTCTGTACCGTGCTGGCCCGGACCGGCGTCGACGGCCCCCGTGGCATCACGGCCTTCCTCGTCCCCGGCGACGCGGAAGGCCTGAACGCGGCCCTCCCCGAGAAGAAGATGGGCATGAAGGGCTCGCCCACCGCCCAGCTCAACTTCGACGGCGTACGGGTCGGCGACGACCGCCGCATCGGCGAGGAGGGCCAGGGCTTCGCCATCGCCCTGTCCGCACTCGACTCCGGCCGCCTCGGCATCGCGGCCTGCGCGATCGGGGTTGCCCAGGCCGCCCTGGACGAGGCTGTCCGGTACGCCACCGACCGGCGGCAGTTCGGCCGCCCCATCGCGGACTTCCAGGGGCTGCGGTTCATGCTCGCCGACATGGCCACCCAGATCGAGGCGGGCCGGGCGCTCTACCTGGAGGCGGCACGGCTGCGCGACGCGGGGCAGCCCTTCTCGCGGCAGGCGGCCATGGCGAAGCTGTTCTGCACGGACGCGGCCATGCGGGTCACCACCGACGCCGTCCAGGTCCTCGGCGGATACGGCTACACGCTCGACTTCCCGGTCGAGCGGCTGATGCGCGAGGCGAAGGTGCTCCAGATCGTGGAGGGCACCAATCAGATCCAGCGCATGGTCATCGCGCGCCACCTCGCGGGTCCTGAGACCCGCTGA
- a CDS encoding MFS transporter, which yields MSTGTTGRADPAGQPPRDGSATARRREQHGWYFYDFACSVYSTSVVTVFLGPYLTSIAKAAADPDGYVHPLGIPVRAGSLFAYSVSASIVVAVLLMPIVGAAADRTGRKKPLLAAAAYTGAAATAGMFFLDGHRYLLGAFLLIVANASISVSMVLYNAYLPQIAEPEERDAVSSRGWAFGYTSGALVLVLNLILYTGHESFGLAESDAVRICLASAGVWWGAFTLVPLRRLRDRRVPPGGEGAVGSGWKQLRATLRDMRRHPLTLSFLLAYLVYNDGIQTVISQASLYGSEELGLDQTTLIIAVLLVQILAVAGALGMGRLARTYGAKRTILGSLAIWTAILVCAYLLPADAPVFFFVLAAAIGLVLGGSQALSRSLFSHLVPRGKEAEYFSAYEMSDRGLSWLGPLVFGLAYQLTGSYREAIISLIVFFALGAVLLARVPVRRAVEAAGNPVPERI from the coding sequence TTGAGCACCGGGACCACAGGACGGGCAGATCCGGCCGGGCAGCCGCCGCGCGACGGGTCCGCGACGGCCCGCAGGCGCGAACAGCACGGCTGGTACTTCTACGACTTCGCCTGTTCCGTCTACTCCACCAGCGTGGTGACCGTCTTCCTCGGTCCGTACCTGACGTCGATCGCCAAAGCCGCGGCCGATCCCGACGGTTACGTGCACCCTCTGGGCATACCCGTGCGCGCGGGCTCGCTGTTCGCGTACTCCGTCTCGGCCTCCATCGTGGTGGCCGTGCTCCTGATGCCGATCGTGGGCGCGGCCGCGGACCGTACGGGGCGCAAGAAGCCGTTGCTGGCGGCGGCCGCCTATACAGGGGCCGCGGCGACGGCCGGGATGTTCTTCCTGGACGGCCACCGCTATCTGCTGGGCGCGTTCCTGCTGATCGTGGCGAACGCGTCGATCTCCGTGTCGATGGTCCTGTACAACGCCTACCTGCCGCAGATCGCCGAGCCCGAGGAGCGCGACGCGGTCTCCTCGCGCGGCTGGGCCTTCGGCTACACCTCGGGCGCCCTGGTCCTCGTGCTGAACCTGATCCTGTACACCGGCCACGAGTCCTTCGGGCTCGCGGAGTCGGACGCGGTGCGGATCTGTCTCGCCTCGGCCGGTGTGTGGTGGGGCGCGTTCACACTCGTACCGCTGCGGCGGCTGCGGGACCGCCGGGTCCCGCCGGGCGGCGAGGGGGCGGTCGGCTCCGGCTGGAAGCAGCTGAGGGCGACCCTGCGCGACATGCGGCGCCACCCGTTGACGCTGTCCTTCCTGCTCGCCTATCTCGTCTACAACGACGGCATCCAGACGGTGATCTCGCAGGCCTCCCTGTACGGCTCCGAGGAACTGGGCCTCGACCAGACGACGCTGATCATCGCCGTCCTGCTGGTGCAGATCCTGGCGGTGGCCGGGGCGCTCGGGATGGGACGACTCGCCCGGACGTACGGCGCCAAGCGGACGATTCTGGGGTCCCTGGCCATCTGGACGGCGATCCTGGTCTGTGCCTATCTCCTGCCCGCCGACGCGCCCGTCTTCTTCTTCGTTCTCGCGGCGGCCATCGGCCTGGTGCTGGGCGGCAGCCAGGCGCTCTCACGGTCGCTGTTCTCGCATCTGGTGCCGCGCGGCAAGGAGGCCGAGTACTTCTCCGCGTACGAGATGAGCGACCGGGGACTGAGCTGGCTGGGCCCCCTGGTGTTCGGTCTGGCGTACCAGCTGACGGGCAGCTACCGGGAGGCGATCATCTCGCTGATCGTGTTCTTCGCCCTCGGTGCGGTGCTGCTCGCGCGGGTCCCGGTGAGGCGTGCGGTGGAGGCCGCGGGCAATCCCGTACCGGAACGGATTTAG
- a CDS encoding PepSY-associated TM helix domain-containing protein has translation MSRRTDELPQNDHDPTDAAPDGRATDEPTTDGPPAAGPSPDAPAPGGPDRPAKTESGQPRSARSWEAVRHLLVRLHFYAGVLVAPFLLVAALTGLAYTFTPQLDQLVYGDQLRVEKVGDEPLPLAEQIAAARAAYPEGTTASVITPPDPEDTTRVVLSVPELDDKQRTVFVDPYTAEVRGELTTWSGSTPLTTWLDDLHRNLHLGDTGRLYSEVAASWLWVAVAGGLVLWLGRSRGRRARSARGVLLPDRAARGVRRTRSRHAAAGVWLALGLLFLSATGLTWSNYAGERFGRLLDAANGNAPALDTALPGAEAPAEDHSEHAEHGGSGQAKADAYPADFEAALAAARDAGLGGTVVITPPADAASAWVVAQNDNVWPVHYDRVAVDTSSGEITSRTRWADHPVLNKLSKLGVQGHMGVLFGVVNQIVLAAVAIGLTAVIVWGYRMWWQRRPTRADRPALAGKAPERGAWRRLPLPVLILGIPAVAALGWALPVLGVTLAGFLVVDVVAGALRRRRSA, from the coding sequence ATGTCTCGCAGAACCGACGAACTACCGCAGAACGACCATGATCCCACCGACGCCGCCCCGGACGGGCGGGCGACGGACGAACCGACGACGGACGGACCGCCCGCGGCGGGGCCTTCGCCCGACGCACCGGCACCCGGCGGGCCGGACCGCCCCGCGAAAACCGAGTCCGGGCAGCCCCGGTCCGCCCGCTCCTGGGAAGCCGTACGCCACCTCCTGGTGCGCCTGCACTTCTACGCCGGTGTGCTCGTCGCACCTTTCCTGCTGGTGGCCGCGCTGACCGGGCTGGCCTACACCTTCACGCCCCAGCTCGACCAGCTCGTCTACGGCGATCAGCTGCGGGTCGAGAAGGTCGGGGACGAGCCGCTCCCGCTGGCGGAGCAGATAGCCGCCGCGCGGGCCGCGTACCCCGAGGGCACCACGGCGTCGGTGATCACCCCGCCGGACCCCGAGGACACCACCCGGGTGGTGCTCTCCGTCCCGGAGCTGGACGACAAGCAGCGCACGGTGTTCGTGGACCCGTACACCGCCGAGGTCCGGGGCGAGCTGACGACCTGGTCCGGGTCGACGCCGCTGACCACGTGGCTCGACGACCTCCACCGCAATCTCCACCTCGGCGACACGGGGCGCCTGTACTCCGAAGTCGCCGCGAGCTGGCTGTGGGTGGCCGTCGCGGGCGGCCTGGTGCTGTGGCTCGGGCGCAGCCGCGGGCGGCGCGCGAGGTCGGCCCGGGGCGTGCTGCTTCCGGACCGTGCGGCCCGGGGGGTGCGCCGGACCCGCAGCCGGCACGCGGCCGCCGGGGTGTGGCTGGCGCTCGGGCTGCTGTTCCTCAGCGCCACCGGCCTCACCTGGTCGAACTACGCCGGTGAGCGGTTCGGACGACTCCTGGACGCGGCGAACGGCAACGCCCCGGCCCTCGACACCGCGCTCCCGGGTGCCGAGGCCCCCGCCGAGGACCACTCGGAGCACGCCGAGCACGGCGGTTCCGGCCAAGCGAAGGCCGACGCCTACCCGGCCGACTTCGAGGCGGCCCTCGCGGCGGCCCGGGACGCGGGCCTCGGCGGCACCGTGGTGATCACTCCTCCGGCGGACGCGGCGAGCGCGTGGGTCGTGGCGCAGAACGACAACGTCTGGCCGGTGCACTACGACCGGGTCGCCGTGGACACGAGCAGCGGCGAGATCACCTCGCGCACCCGCTGGGCAGACCACCCGGTCCTGAACAAGCTCAGCAAGCTCGGAGTCCAGGGGCACATGGGCGTGCTGTTCGGCGTGGTCAACCAGATCGTGCTGGCCGCCGTCGCGATCGGCCTGACCGCGGTGATCGTCTGGGGCTACCGCATGTGGTGGCAGCGGCGTCCCACCCGGGCCGACCGTCCGGCGCTCGCCGGGAAGGCCCCGGAGCGCGGGGCGTGGCGGCGGCTTCCGCTGCCGGTCCTGATCCTGGGCATCCCGGCCGTGGCCGCCCTGGGCTGGGCGCTCCCGGTCCTGGGAGTGACCCTGGCCGGGTTCCTCGTGGTCGACGTGGTGGCGGGGGCGCTGCGCCGGCGGCGTAGCGCCTGA
- a CDS encoding RNA polymerase-binding protein RbpA, with the protein MSERALRGTRLVVTSYETDRGIDLAPRQAVEYACQNGHRFEMPFSVEAEIPPEWECKACGAQALLVDGDGPEEKKGKPARTHWDMLMERRTREELEEVLAERLAVLRSGAMNIAVHPRDSRKSA; encoded by the coding sequence ATGAGTGAGCGAGCTCTCCGCGGCACGCGACTTGTGGTTACCAGCTACGAGACGGACCGCGGCATCGATCTGGCCCCGCGCCAGGCGGTGGAGTACGCATGCCAGAACGGACATCGATTCGAGATGCCGTTCTCGGTGGAGGCGGAAATTCCGCCGGAGTGGGAGTGCAAGGCGTGCGGCGCCCAGGCACTCCTGGTGGACGGGGACGGCCCCGAAGAGAAGAAGGGCAAGCCTGCGCGTACGCACTGGGACATGCTCATGGAGCGGCGCACCCGCGAGGAGCTGGAGGAGGTGCTGGCCGAGAGGCTGGCGGTTCTGCGCTCCGGAGCCATGAACATCGCCGTGCACCCGCGGGACAGCAGGAAGTCTGCCTGA
- a CDS encoding DinB family protein, with amino-acid sequence MNESDPKDILRFYLQNARDALLWKLDGLPEYDIRRPLTPTGTNLLGLVKHVASVELGYLGDTFGRPSGEALPWVAEGAEANADMWATADEPREEIVGLYRRAWAHADATIDALPLDTVGTVPWWPKGRDDVTLHHAAVRVIADTHRHAGHADILRELMDGAVGMNQGNDSMPPGGTAYWTGHRDRLERAARDAGEKYGG; translated from the coding sequence ATGAATGAATCAGACCCCAAGGACATTCTCCGCTTCTATCTGCAGAACGCCCGTGACGCCCTCCTGTGGAAGCTCGACGGGCTCCCGGAATACGACATCCGCCGCCCCCTCACACCGACCGGCACCAATCTGCTGGGGCTCGTCAAGCACGTGGCGAGCGTGGAGCTGGGCTACCTCGGCGACACCTTCGGACGGCCGTCCGGCGAGGCGCTGCCCTGGGTGGCGGAGGGCGCGGAGGCGAACGCGGACATGTGGGCGACCGCCGACGAGCCGCGCGAGGAGATCGTGGGCCTCTACCGCCGGGCGTGGGCGCACGCGGACGCGACGATCGACGCGCTGCCGCTGGACACGGTCGGCACGGTGCCGTGGTGGCCGAAGGGCCGGGACGACGTGACGTTGCACCATGCCGCGGTGCGCGTGATCGCCGATACGCACCGGCACGCCGGGCACGCGGACATCCTCCGGGAGCTCATGGACGGCGCCGTGGGGATGAACCAGGGCAACGACAGCATGCCGCCGGGCGGCACGGCGTACTGGACGGGGCACCGGGACCGGCTGGAGCGTGCGGCCCGGGACGCCGGGGAGAAGTACGGGGGCTGA
- the fxsA gene encoding FxsA family membrane protein, giving the protein MTTGTPPPTRPRRSRARRFLPLALAAWLVLEIWLLTVVASAAGGLTVLLILVAGAVLGAAVIKAAGRRAFKNLTETLQQMPGQPGATDAPPIASAGGKGTKGNGLLMLGGLLLLIPGLISDAAGLLLLVPPVRTMIGRYAERSLERRMRAAQPGSLSDAFQQARMYRPDGKVVPGEVVREDGAQAPSRPDEDPQDPRPPLTP; this is encoded by the coding sequence ATGACGACCGGCACTCCGCCCCCGACCCGTCCCCGGCGCTCGCGCGCCCGCAGATTCCTGCCGCTGGCCCTCGCCGCCTGGCTGGTGCTGGAGATCTGGCTGCTCACCGTGGTCGCATCGGCCGCGGGCGGCCTCACCGTCCTGCTGATCCTGGTGGCCGGGGCCGTGCTCGGCGCCGCCGTCATCAAGGCCGCAGGCCGGCGGGCCTTCAAGAATCTCACCGAGACCCTCCAGCAGATGCCGGGACAGCCCGGCGCGACCGACGCCCCGCCGATCGCCTCAGCGGGCGGCAAGGGCACCAAGGGCAACGGCCTGCTGATGCTGGGCGGGCTGCTGCTCCTCATCCCCGGCCTGATCTCGGACGCGGCCGGACTGCTTCTGCTCGTGCCGCCGGTGCGCACCATGATCGGGCGGTACGCGGAACGCTCCCTGGAACGCCGGATGCGGGCCGCCCAGCCGGGCAGCCTCTCGGACGCCTTCCAGCAGGCGAGGATGTACCGGCCGGACGGCAAGGTCGTCCCGGGCGAGGTCGTCCGCGAGGACGGCGCCCAGGCCCCTTCCCGCCCCGACGAGGACCCCCAGGACCCCCGCCCGCCGCTCACGCCCTGA
- a CDS encoding polyprenol monophosphomannose synthase: MNDGGQRQFGPLGKVLVIIPTYNEVENIRPIVDRVRTAVPDADVLVADDNSPDGTGKAADEIAATDDQVHVLHRKGKEGLGAAYLAGFAWGSEHGYGVLVEMDADGSHQPEELPRLLTALKGADLVLGSRWVPGGRVVNWPKSREVISRGGSLYSRLALGLSVRDVTGGYRAFRTETLQGLGLDQVASQGYCFQVDLARRSIEAGYHVVEVPITFVDREVGDSKMSKDILVEALWRVTGWGITSRADRILGRKNP, from the coding sequence GTGAACGACGGCGGTCAGAGGCAGTTCGGCCCGCTCGGCAAGGTTCTGGTGATCATCCCGACCTACAACGAGGTCGAGAACATCAGGCCGATCGTCGACCGGGTGCGCACCGCCGTCCCGGATGCCGACGTCCTGGTGGCCGACGACAACAGCCCCGACGGCACCGGCAAGGCGGCCGACGAGATCGCCGCGACCGACGACCAGGTGCACGTCCTGCACCGCAAGGGCAAGGAAGGGCTCGGCGCCGCCTACCTCGCGGGCTTCGCCTGGGGCTCCGAGCACGGCTACGGCGTGCTCGTCGAGATGGACGCCGACGGCTCCCACCAGCCCGAGGAGCTGCCCCGGCTGCTCACCGCGCTCAAGGGCGCCGACCTGGTCCTCGGATCGCGCTGGGTGCCCGGCGGCCGGGTGGTGAACTGGCCCAAGAGCCGTGAGGTGATCTCCCGGGGCGGCAGCCTCTACTCCCGTCTCGCCCTGGGCCTCTCGGTCCGCGACGTCACCGGCGGCTACCGGGCCTTCCGCACCGAGACCCTCCAGGGCCTCGGTCTCGACCAGGTCGCCTCCCAGGGCTACTGCTTCCAGGTGGATCTGGCCCGCCGCTCCATCGAGGCTGGCTACCACGTGGTCGAGGTCCCCATCACCTTCGTGGACCGCGAGGTCGGCGACTCCAAGATGAGCAAGGACATCCTCGTCGAGGCGCTGTGGCGGGTCACCGGCTGGGGCATCACCTCCCGTGCGGACAGGATTCTGGGCCGCAAGAACCCCTGA